The genomic DNA CATCTTGCTCAGCGTGCATTTCGATGCATTCGTTGGCAGCATCACCAGTGATGTTGGCGATAATTTCCAGAAGAGCTACGTCGCGGTCCAGATCCGTAGCGCCGTCCACCGGGCGGTCCACAGAAAGAGTACCGATCAAATCTTCGTCATGAATCAGAGGTACGCAAATAAAGGCCACCTGGCTATCGTAATTACGGGAGCCGGTACGGTTCAAAAAGCGGGAATCCTTGCGCAGGTCCGGAATCACATGGCTGCGGCGAGTTTCTGCCACATGGCCCGTAATACCTTCACCAATATGATACTGGCCCAGCTGCTTTTCGGCATCATCCAACCCGTGGGAGGATTCAATCTTCAGGGTATCCCCAAAACGCAGCGTAAAGGTGCCGCGGAGCATACCGAGTTCCGAATCCAGAATGGACAGAACGTTGGACAGGAGCTTTTCCACGTTACGTTCGTGGATAATGGCTGCACTGATCTTCTGAATAACAGCAATTTCTGGGCCGATTGGTTGTTTCATAGGAGTCTCTTGGTTCGGAATCTGATTTTACATAAAATGTAAAATAAGTTTTTTTCTAAGTCAACTTATTTTTAAAGTTTTTCCTTAATACGCTTCAAGGCCACCTTGGTCTGTTCGTGGTCGCCGAAGGCGGTCAAGCGGAAGTAACCTTCGCCGCAGGGACCGAAGCCCGAGCCCGGGGTACCCACCACTTCGCAAGTGCCAAGGAGGCGATCGAAGAAGTCAAAGGACTTTTCGCCTTCGGGCAGTTTCCACCAGATGTAGGGAGCGTGTTCGCCACCAAATACGGTGTAGCCGGCGGCGGTGAGCTCGGTGCGGATCATGGCAGCGGTGTCCATGTAGCCCTTGATCACGGCCTTGGTCTGTTCCCAGCCAACGGGAGTGTAGATGGCTTCGGCGGCGCGCTGAACCACGTAGTTCACGCCGTTAAACTTGGTGCACTGACGGCGATTCCACATGGCGCGGAGCTTGCCCAGTTCGTGAGGAACGATGGTGTAAGCGCAACGGACGCCGGTAAAGCCAGCGGTCTTACTGAAGCTGCGGAACTCGATAGCGCAAGTGCGGGCGCCAGGGATTTCGTAAATGGAGTGAGGCAGGGATTCATCCTGGATGTAGCAGTTGTAAGCACCATCGAAGAGGATGAGAGCGCCAGTTTCGTTGGCGTAGTCCACGAACTTCTGGAGCGTTTCGCGGCTAAGCACGGTGCCAGTCGGGTTGTTGGGGCTGCACAGGTAAATCAGCTGCACCGGGTTCTTGGGAAGGTCCGGCTGGAAATTGTTTTCGGCAGTAGAAGCCAGGTAGGTAACTTCAGAGAAGTGGCCATCGTCCTGCATAAAGCCGGTACGGCCAGCCATCACGTTGGAATCCAGGTAGACAGGATAAACCGGGTCGGGAATAGCGATCTTTACGTCGGCGGCAAAAAGTTCCTGGATGTTGGCCACGTCGCACTTGGAACCGTCACTGACGAACACATCGTCTGGATCCATTTCAACACCGCGGGGAGTGTATTCGCCACGGATGATGGCTTCGCGCAAGAAGTCGTAACCCTGTTCCGGACCGTAACCGCGGAAGGTGTCCTTACAGGCCATTTCGTCAACAGCCTTGTGCATGGCTTCAATAGCGGCAGGGATAATGGGAGTGGTCACGTCGCCGATACCCAGACGGATAATGTCGGCATTGGCGTGGGTGCCCTGGTATTCCTTGATCTTCTTGGCGATGGTAGAGAAAAGGTAGCTGCCAGGAAGACGATCGTAAAATGGATTAATGATGGATTCGTTCATAATTTAGATTCCAGGTTTCAGGCTCGAGGCCCGAGGATTTTTTGTTTATAAACTTTCGATAATAGAGTTTTTAATGAAGAATGAAGTGTGAAAGATGAAGAATGTTTTAACCACGCGCCGAAGGCGCCATTCTTTTCATTTTTAATACTTCATCTTTCATTTAATAAAGTCCGGTAAAGCATTCCTTCGCGGGGCCGGTCATAAGGACAGAGCCGCCTTCTTCGTGCTTGATGTGGAGGGTTCCGCCATCCAGAATCACGTCGGATTCAAGGCCTACGCGGTTTGTGCGCTGGGCTGCTACCAAAGTGGCGCAACTGCCGGTGCCACAAGCCATGGTAATGCCACAACCGCGTTCCCACACGCGCATACGGATCTTGCCCGGTTCCAGCACCTGGGCGAATTCAATGTTGCAGCGGTCCGGGAACTGCTTATCATGTTCCAGAACGGGGCCCCAGTTTTCCAGTTCCACCTTGTCGATGTCATCCACGAAAATCACCGTGTGGGGGTTACCCATGGAAACCGTTTCGCCGGTAAAGTCAAAAGTATTTGCAGTCAGCTTGATGGTGCC from Fibrobacter sp. includes the following:
- a CDS encoding LL-diaminopimelate aminotransferase, whose protein sequence is MNESIINPFYDRLPGSYLFSTIAKKIKEYQGTHANADIIRLGIGDVTTPIIPAAIEAMHKAVDEMACKDTFRGYGPEQGYDFLREAIIRGEYTPRGVEMDPDDVFVSDGSKCDVANIQELFAADVKIAIPDPVYPVYLDSNVMAGRTGFMQDDGHFSEVTYLASTAENNFQPDLPKNPVQLIYLCSPNNPTGTVLSRETLQKFVDYANETGALILFDGAYNCYIQDESLPHSIYEIPGARTCAIEFRSFSKTAGFTGVRCAYTIVPHELGKLRAMWNRRQCTKFNGVNYVVQRAAEAIYTPVGWEQTKAVIKGYMDTAAMIRTELTAAGYTVFGGEHAPYIWWKLPEGEKSFDFFDRLLGTCEVVGTPGSGFGPCGEGYFRLTAFGDHEQTKVALKRIKEKL